In the Malania oleifera isolate guangnan ecotype guangnan chromosome 1, ASM2987363v1, whole genome shotgun sequence genome, one interval contains:
- the LOC131149813 gene encoding receptor-like protein 9DC1, with protein MGYCRSLQPSSLLYFYFLLLFTFFHSQFPISTSFSPLLPFSSSINYSSSSSPPLPFGARILCPQDESAALLQFTRLFSIDPCASAECESSFLKHQTSYPNTRSWKEGSDCCNWDGVSCDSVTGHVVGLDLSCSQLSLKGTVFPSRNSNSNSPLYSPSPSPQTQSRLQLLRWITDLT; from the coding sequence ATGGGGTACTGCAGGAGCCTTCAACCATCATCTCTTCTTTATTTCTACTTCCTCCTCCTCTTCACATTCTTCCATTCCCAATTCCCAATCTCCACTTCTTTCTCACCGCTCCTCCCCTTCTCCTCCTCAATTAattactcttcttcttcttcccctcctCTTCCTTTTGGGGCACGCATACTGTGCCCTCAGGATGAGAGTGCTGCTTTGCTCCAATTTACCCGATTGTTTTCCATTGATCCATGTGCTTCTGCAGAATGTGAATCTTCTTTTTTAAAGCATCAGACTTCATACCCAAATACGAGGTCTTGGAAGGAGGGGAGTGATTGCTGCAACTGGGATGGAGTCTCCTGTGATTCGGTCACTGGTCACGTCGTTGGCCTCGACCTTAGCTGCAGCCAGCTTTCTCTCAAGGGTACCGTCTTCCCCAGTCGTAATAGCAACAGCAACAGCCCTCTCTATTCTCCTTCACCATCTCCGCAAACTCAATCTCGCTTACAATTACTTCGATGGATCACAGATCTCACCTGA